The Aeoliella mucimassa genome includes the window CATCGGCCCTGCCCTGCTGCTTGGCGTGGTCGAGGATCGCCATGACCAGATGCTCGGTTTCCGGTCGCGGGATCAGCACGTCGGGCGTGACTTCGAAGTCGAGCGAGTAAAACTCTCGCTTACCAACCAAGTAGGCGACAGGAGTTCCCGCAGCTCGTTTCTTCACCAAGTCGCGAAAACGCTGGCGAAGCTCCTCGCCGGCGACTTCGTCGAACGCGGTGTAAAGCAGAATGCGTTGGCAACCGCGGCAGTGGGCCAGTAGCACTTCGGCTTCGAGCCGGGCAGGTTCGATGCCCCGCTCGCCGAAGAACTCGGTGGTCCAATTCAGCAGCCGGCCGATGGTCCATGCATCCGGATCACGTTGTGCAGCTTCCGACGTGGACATGGGTGCGAGTAGCGATTGGTGCTTTGCGGTCTGGCGGTGTCATGCAACACCAACCAAGATGCTCGGCGCCAAAGGCTATTCCAATCCTTCCATCTGGTCGCGGAGTTGTTGACGGTCGTACTCAATCATCGCGTCGGTCACTGGTTGAAGATCGCCAGCGATGATCTGGTCGAGCTTGTACAGGTTCAGCCCGATACGATGGTCGGTCAGTCGATTTTGAGGATAGTTGTACGTGCGAATTCGCTGGCTGCGATCGCCGGAGCCAACCAGGCTCTTCCGCTCGTCGGCTCGTTTTTGGGATTCCATTTGCTGGAAGTGGTCGTAGATTCGACTCTTGAGCACCCGTAACGCTTTCGCCAGATTCTTGTGCTGACTCTTTTCGTCCTGACATTGGACGACGATGCCGGTTTCGAGGTGGGTAAGCCGCACCGCCGACTCGGTCTTGTTCACGTGCTGACCACCAGGGCCGCTCGCGCAAAACTTGTCCAACCGGTAGTCTTCCGGCTTCAGCTCGATTTCCACGTCTTCCGGCTCGGCCATCACCGCTACCGTGGCGGCCGACGTATGAACACGCCCTTGGGTTTCGGTTTCGGGCACGCGTTGCACCCGGTGGCCACCGCTTTCGTACTGCAGTTCGCGAAAGACGCCCTCACCCTCCATGGCGAGCGATATCTCCTTAAAGCCGCCAAGCTCCGTGGCACTAGCGTCCATTACTTCCATCTTCCATCGCCGAGCTTCGGCGTGGCGTTTGTACATTTCGTACAGGTCGCGGGCGAACAACGCGGCTTCGTCGCCGCCGGTGCCGGCCCGGATTTCCATGATGCAGCGAGTACGGTTGGCGTCTTCGCCGCCAACGGTGAGCCCGAGCAGTTCGTCCCAGATTTCTTCCCGCTCTTCGCG containing:
- the prfA gene encoding peptide chain release factor 1, giving the protein MRDLLESKLARFEQLEKDLVDPEVLGSSDRLAQTAREHGSLSKLAGRYRRFKQIVDEMSEAREMLEAGDADMRELAEAEIETLREEREEIWDELLGLTVGGEDANRTRCIMEIRAGTGGDEAALFARDLYEMYKRHAEARRWKMEVMDASATELGGFKEISLAMEGEGVFRELQYESGGHRVQRVPETETQGRVHTSAATVAVMAEPEDVEIELKPEDYRLDKFCASGPGGQHVNKTESAVRLTHLETGIVVQCQDEKSQHKNLAKALRVLKSRIYDHFQQMESQKRADERKSLVGSGDRSQRIRTYNYPQNRLTDHRIGLNLYKLDQIIAGDLQPVTDAMIEYDRQQLRDQMEGLE